A genomic window from Anguilla rostrata isolate EN2019 chromosome 14, ASM1855537v3, whole genome shotgun sequence includes:
- the LOC135238944 gene encoding chondroitin sulfate proteoglycan 4-like, producing MDAVIKCPMWLLWSGLVLLPLWSRIALGASFYGDGFVQLKTVESSSRTTLHVRFRTSSFNGLLFLAAGQDEYCLVELHSGRLQVRLELGSGERTLRSEKVTPLNDLAWHSVELKHQNLDVTLTVDKHFHTSLKMPGPERELNIQEGLYVGSTGGLDKPYLASYPAGFRGCIDEVLFNQHNLLSSLRPYSGYKSVYEVSLGCSPQFLASVDDPISFFSSRAYISLPLWSVQQEGAFECIVHTSAEEGIILYSAARQGDFVAMEIREGLLVAVVGKSGSKTELRSLTFINDLKWHPVKLHFTAKSLELTVDEETVKTSLSSRARSLQLKGSLFIGGIDDSTRTEVRKTGLASLSGKRVRGGSFKGCLRDIKVNTLNVGLPNTVVTKDISVGCEPEKEPEPTPTVPLHVTPTPPVHLSTLAKGLDKKRGQNFLLLKDLVVPEGGRASLESKHIKVNLDFKKLGIRQSQIVFRIEEQPVHGQLRLDIDQDQEENTFSMLDLWHGRVMYIHGGSEDPQDFFMFSVFSSSKREVPAYLKGNKLYQYNITITPTNDAPELSLPEGNLFVLLENSKKRLSSDILKATDIDSNYTDLIFSVLGNLNADAGFLESEDSPGKAVTTFSHMDLERGRISYVHTGVRTSRIVLRVSDGDKVSNTVVLRIMAIPLEHRIANNTGLEVTQGDAAVIGTEQLAVQTNAVKQVVEIRYDVTEPPQFGELQRLHSSGEWKATNVFFQRLLEKERLRYLSTFREIQMTNVTDHFICKVSIGTMATDEVIIPISVKWIRYKLVRNKMVDVDKVRKVPLSSEHLYAVAQGVKLSEGELYFRLLTVPMKGNVLLNNKVLKKNSAFSQKNITDLKVEYALVDRPRDDTRDMFTFQVFSRHAHSASYDFQISIKADVNSVILLNLGLFVMEGESKVITKERLFSETLSTKTMFYTVINSPKHGKLKRINLSSSTSSNDNITAFTNQDILEERLMYVHDDSETTYDQFTFIASTSQASPSTLIREENGALEATFNISIQLVNDEKPVRIIDKVFHVVREGQRLLTLEDLCYHDADSDFSDGQLVYTRRGIPMGELVLANDTSRKLHQFYQEDLEQKRVLFVHRGVSFGRFVLFVSDGKHYASTLLDVSAQDAYLKVGNNTGLLVQKGKEGVLSSSNFSVLTNMDIREDSEITYKLYVPPKHGGLYRNNLLVDAFTQHDLKLGLLVYRHDDSRNLGDFFNFTVKAKDMRLDASVNVKVYLESHQRPPKIIHHNTLLVEEGKPVKITKRQLEVTHEDNLPSEIEFTVKVPPSHGYLRSFAESEERYMGTERTPIQTFTQKEINKGNIQYVQVTADQVNDTFVLDATNGITEVSDIRMWVDIIPQLIPLQVFNVSLKEGSTKALTEEVIKVTNQHFAGLDFQYFVSEPPHHGHIEHSRLPGVHITTFTRKQVEQEFIYYVHDDSETVADNFTIIANDTDLRKHSLPRTLFVNVTPVNDEPPIVTANRILRVWVGSVTEVTADDLKAQDKDSPPEKLEFIITPPSNGHLALKSAPGRPILNFTQAHIDQGQLVLVHSGAMSGGFNFQVNDGVNFAPRQIFSITARTLVLSVERNWPLKVFPGSSTPISTEDLQAVTNDNDITGNRTIVFTVIGPPKLGKLVKKQADNSTAEVFSFTQSMVDEGVIFYEQNGAEFVGWRAVDSFSFTLSSPPAALEAQIFTIDISYENTGPEHRTLLLANTGAVVIEGDRVVIDKSKLDASNLMAKLPESQGQSYEVWYQVSSLPQHGVIVVGERNLTKEKPNFSQYILNKFGITYIHDNSETTHDSFSFDAWLNLKSKPAQRPMDDSEVVEDSFNITVTPVNDQPPVLKTKAPSVTVVQGDVVLVGPDNLNVVDMDNPPEDIRYTVISKPNNGFLAMEGSLNESVLAFTQADINSNKLYFIQDGSPFSGVFYFSVTDGQHRPVYKLFNLEVTEITVSLVNNTDLVLKQGQTTAVITSQHLAAETNGKNTTIHYRVTGPPSHGKLLIDSEEAAVFDQSDLQSGRLSYLMTNLTWPQDSFEFTAFTSESNLTEQVVNITVTALIHLGEGVRIPNGIPMKLRKDALNATELAVLSGSDPHFEVLSPPKHGKLVKATFDMDGTFQPVTSFSFQDVEQGRVAIEENANLTGVQQLNDSFVFILKADNVQPARGEFLFTVVPPHDLTLGKPAITVSPTPTNASALKNQTAVTAATVSPVHTVSDSVAPTHRAHKTLSKFKGRHRWGNHNHNRTHASDTTVPKTTSGKRDLPHKNTPVRVESVPKPASDPLLIILPLLACLLLIIILVVLILVFRHRREKRAQPSLIQNLSINTVPGSPYLGRPERSLTVPSVIVTPMTPSCPGSPILDGFHEGALVPVVSPHGSSLLVCSWNNLDPETAQHCRATHPTLRDNQYWV from the exons ATGGACGCCGTTATAAAATGTCCCATGTGGCTTTTGTGGAGCGGACTAGTACTGCTGCCGTTGTGGAGCCGAATCGCACTCGGAG CCTCCTTCTATGGTGATGGCTTTGTGCAGCTGAAGACGGTGGAGTCCTCCAGCCGTACCACGCTGCACGTCAGGTTCCGCACATCCAGTTTCAATGGACTGCTGTTCCTGGCTGCAGGTCAGGATGAGTACTGCCTGGTGGAGCTACATTCCGGTCGGCTCCAG GTGAGGTTAGAGTTGGGGTCTGGAGAGCGCACGCTTCGATCAGAGAAGGTTACCCCTCTGAACGACCTGGCCTGGCACTCGGTGGAGCTGAAACACCAGAACCTCGACGTCACGCTAACAGTGGACAAGCACTTCCATACCAGCCTGAAGATGCCAGGGCCAGAGAGGGAGCTCAACATCCAGGAAGGTCTCTATGTGGGTAGTACGGGAGGCCTGGACAAGCCCTATCTTGCCAGCTACCCAGCAGGCTTCAGAGGCTGCATTGATGAGGTGCTCTTCAATCAGCACAACCTCCTGTCGTCACTCAGACCCTATTCTGGCTACAAAAGCGTCTACGAAGTCTCGCTCGGTTGCAGCCCGCAGTTCCTGGCCAGCGTCGATGATCCCATCAGCTTCTTCAGCTCCAGAGCCTATATTTCCCTCCCACTCTGGAGTGTGCAGCAGGAGGGTGCGTTTGAATGTATAGTGCACACATCAGCTGAAGAGGGGATTATCCTGTACAGCGCTGCACGTCAGGGGGACTTTGTCGCTATGGAGATCCGTGAGGGCTTGCTGGTTGCGGTTGTGGGAAAAAGTGGGTCCAAGACAGAGCTGCGTTCCCTGACATTTATTAATGACCTGAAGTGGCACCCTGTCAAGCTTCACTTCACCGCCAAGAGCCTTGAGCTGACTGTGGATGAAGAGACTGTGAAAACAAGCCTCAGCTCTCGTGCCAGGTCTCTGCAGTTGAAGGGATCCCTCTTTATTGGGGGCATTGATGACAGTACACGCACAGAGGTCAGGAAAACGGGGCTCGCCTCCTTATCAGGAAAACGAGTCAGAGGAGGCTCTTTCAAAggctgcctgagggacatcaaAGTCAACACTTTAAATGTGGGTCTTCCGAACACTGTGGTCACTAAAGATATATCTGTGGGATGTGAGCCTGAGAAAGAACCAGAACCAACCCCCACAGTACCTCTCCATGTGACTCCAACGCCACCAGTCCACTTGTCCACACTCGCCAAGGGATTGGATAAGAAACGTGGACAGAACTTCCTACTGCTTAAGGACCTTGTGGTTCCTGAAGGTGGAAGAGCATCTTTGGAGTCTAAGCACATAAAAGTGAACCTGGATTTTAAGAAGTTGGGGATCCGACAGTCTCAGATTGTGTTCAGGATTGAGGAGCAGCCAGTTCACGGTCAGCTAAGGCTGGATATAGATCAAGACCAAGAGGAGAACACCTTCAGCATGCTGGATCTGTGGCATGGAAGGGTTATGTACATTCATGGGGGCTCAGAAGACCCACAGGACTTCTTCATGTTCTCCGTTTTCAGTAGCAGTAAGCGGGAAGTCCCTGCTTACCTGAAGGGAAATAAGCTGTACCAATACAACATCACCATCACTCCGACTAACGATGCCCCTGAATTGAGTCTTCCTGAAGGGAACCTTTTTGTGCTGCTGGAGAACTCAAAGAAGCGCTTGAGCAGTGATATCCTAAAAGCCACCGACATAGACAGCAACTACACCGACCTCATCTTCTCTGTACTAGGAAACCTCAATGCGGATGCTGGGTTTTTGGAAAGCGAGGACAGTCCAGGCAAAGCGGTGACCACTTTCTCACACATGGACTTGGAGAGAGGGCGAATAAGTTATGTCCACACTGGGGTCAGGACCTCCAGGATTGTGCTACGAGTCAGTGATGGAGACAAAGTGAGCAACACTGTGGTGCTGAGGATCATGGCCATCCCATTGGAGCACAGAATTGCCAACAACACAGGACTAGAGGTGACACAGGGTGATGCAGCCGTCATAGGAACAGAGCAGCTGGCTGTGCAGACTAATGCTGTGAAGCAGGTAGTCGAGATCCGCTATGATGTGACAGAGCCACCTCAGTTCGGGGAGCTGCAGAGGTTGCACTCCAGTGGGGAATGGAAGGCCACTAATGTGTTCTTCCAAAGGCTGCTGGAGAAGGAGCGTCTGAGGTATCTCAGCACCTTCCGAGAGATTCAGATGACTAATGTCACAGATCACTTCATATGTAAGGTCAGTATTGGAACCATGGCCACTGATGAAGTAATCATCCCGATCTCTGTAAAGTGGATCCGTTATAAATTGGTTAGAAATAAAATGGTAGATGTGGACAAAGTGCGTAAAGTACCGTTGAGCTCTGAGCATCTTTATGCAGTTGCCCAAGGGGTGAAACTTTCTGAAGGTGAGCTTTACTTCAGACTTCTGACAGTTCCAATGAAAGGAAATGTTCTCCTAAACAATAAGGTATTAAAGAAAAACTCAGCATTTAGCCAAAAGAATATCACAGATCTGAAGGTTGAGTATGCGCTTGTTGATAGGCCACGTGATGACACAAGGGACATGTTCACCTTCCAGGTGTTTTCCAGACATGCTCATTCTGCAAGCTATGACTTCCAGATTAGTATTAAGGCTGATGTCAACAGTGTAATCTTACTAAATTTAGGCCTGTTTGTAATGGAAGGGGAAAGCAAGGTCATTACCAAAGAAAGGCTCTTTTCAGAAACGTTAAGCACCAAAACAATGTTCTACACCGTGATCAACAGCCCTAAACATGGGAAGTTAAAACGTATAAACCTCTCCAGCTCCACTTCCAGCAATGATAATATTACGGCTTTCACCAATCAGGACATCTTGGAGGAACGGCTTATGTATGTACATGACGACAGCGAAACCACATACGACCAGTTCACATTCATTGCCTCTACCAGTCAGGCGTCTCCGTCCACTCTTATTAGGGAAGAGAATGGTGCTTTGGAGGCAACTTTTAACATCTCAATCCAGCTGGTCAATGACGAGAAGCCTGTGCGCATCATCGATAAAGTTTTCCACGTGGTCAGGGAAGGGCAGAGGCTACTTACACTGGAGGACCTTTGCTACCATGATGCAGACTCAGACTTCAGTGATGGGCAGCTGGTCTACACCCGCCGTGGCATTCCCATGGGGGAGCTCGTCCTGGCGAACGACACATCCCGAAAGCTCCACCAGTTTTACCAGGAGGATCTGGAGCAGAAGCGTGTGCTTTTTGTGCATCGCGGTGTGAGCTTCGGCCgatttgttctgtttgtgtcgGACGGGAAGCACTACGCGTCAACGCTGCTGGATGTTAGCGCGCAGGATGCATACCTGAAGGTAGGCAACAACACGGGCCTGCTGGTgcagaaagggaaagagggagtgcTCAGCTCTAGTAACTTCAGCGTGCTCACCAACATGGACATCAGAGAAGACTCCGAGATCACCTACAAGCTCTACGTCCCACCAAAGCATGGCGGGCTGTACCGCAACAACCTGTTGGTGGACGCTTTCACCCAGCATGACCTGAAACTAGGCCTCTTGGTCTACCGTCATGATGATAGCAGGAACCTGGGAGACTTTTTCAATTTCACAGTGAAAGCAAAGGACATGCGCCTTGATGCCAGCGTGAACGTCAAGGTATACTTGGAAAGCCACCAGCGGCCTCCCAAGATCATTCATCACAACACTCTCCTGGTTGAGGAAGGCAAGCCTGTGAAGATCACTAAAAGGCAACTGGAG GTTACTCATGAGGATAACTTGCCATCAGAGATTGAGTTCACTGTAAAGGTGCCCCCCTCTCACGGTTACCTGAGAAGCTTTGCAGAGAGTGAGGAGCGTTATATGGGGACAGAGCGGACACCGATCCAGACCTTCACCCAGAAGGAGATTAACAAGGGGAATATCCAGTATGTACAGGTGACTGCTGACCAGGTGAATGACACCTTCGTTTTGGATGCCACCAACGGGATCACTGAAGTCAGTGACATCAGGATGTGGGTGGACATCATCCCACAGCTCATTCCGCTCCAGGTATTCAATGTCTCCCTGAAGGAGGGGTCCACAAAAGCACTGACCGAGGAGGTCATCAAAGTTACCAACCAACACTTTGCTGGCCTTGACTTCCAGTACTTTGTCTCTGAACCTCCACATCATGGCCACATCGAGCATTCACGCCTCCCAggggtacacataaccactttCACCAGGAAACAG GTTGAACAAGAGTTCATTTACTACGTCCATGATGATAGTGAGACCGTAGCTGATAACTTCACTATCATTGCCAATGACACTGATCTtcggaaacatagcctgccgcGGACGTTGTTTGTCAACGTTACTCCAGTTAATGACGAGCCACCGATTGTAACAGCCAACAGGATCCTGAGG GTTTGGGTGGGCTCCGTCACGGAGGTCACAGCCGATGACCTGAAAGCCCAGGACAAGGATTCACCCCCAGAGAAGCTGGAGTTCATCATCACCCCGCCCAGCAATGGCCACCTGGCCTTGAAGAGTGCCCCCGGCAGACCCATCCTCAACTTCACCCAGGCTCACATCGACCAGGGCCAGCTGGTGCTGGTGCACAGTG GCGCCATGTCAGGGGGCTTCAATTTCCAGGTGAACGATGGGGTGAACTTCGCTCCCCGCCAGATCTTCAGCATCACGGCCAGGACGCTGGTCCTCAGTGTCGAGAGGAACTGGCCTCTGAAAGTGTTCCCCG GCTCCTCAACGCCAATTTCCACTGAGGATCTGCAAGCAGTCACCAATgacaatgacatcacagggaATCGTACCATTGTCTTTACTGTCATTGGTCCACCAAAATTAGGGAAGCTGGTCAAAAAGCAGGCAGACAACTCCACTGCCGAGGTGTTCTCCTTCACCCAAAGCATG GTGGACGAGGGTGTGATATTTTATGAACAAAACGGTGCTGAATTTGTGGGATGGAGAGCTGTGGACTCATTCAGCTTCACTTTGTCATCTCCCCCCGCTGCCCTTGAAGCCCAAATATTTACAATTGACATCTCGTATGAAAACACTGGCCCAGAACATAGAACGCTTCTCCTTGCAAATACAG GTGCCGTGGTGATTGAAGGTGACAGAGTAGTAATTGACAAGTCAAAGCTTGACGCCTCTAATCTAATGGCTAAGCTGCCTGAGTCGCAGGGTCAGTCCTATGAAGTCTGGTATCAGGTGAGCTCCCTACCTCAGCATGGGGTCATCGTCGTGGGGGAGCGTAATCTGACCAAGGAGAAGCCCAACTTCTCCCAGTATATACTCAACAAGTTTGGGATCACTTACATACACGACAACTCAGAGACGACCCATGACAGCTTCAGCTTCGATGCGTGGTTGAACCTGAAGAGCAAGCCAGCCCAGCGCCCCATGGATGACAGTGAGGTGGTGGAAGATTCCTTCAACATTACGGTGACACCTGTCAACGACCAGCCTCCTGTACTCAAGACCAAGGCCCCAAGCGTGACGGTGGTGCAGGGAGATGTGGTTCTCGTGGGGCCAGACAATCTGAACGTAGTGGACATGGACAACCCTCCTGAAGATATCAGGTATACTGTGATCAGCAAACCCAACAATGGCTTTCTGGCCATGGAGGGCAGTTTGAATGAGTCCGTCCTGGCTTTCACCCAAGCAGATATCAACAGcaataaactttatttcatCCAAGACGGAAGCCCCTTCTCCGGGGTATTTTACTTCAGTGTTACAGATGGTCAGCACCGGCCGGTTTACAAACTTTTCAATCTGGAGGTGACTGAGATCACAGTTTCACTTGTAAATAACACAGACCTGGTGCTAAAGCAGGGTCAGACCACTGCAGTTATCACATCTCAGCATCTGGCTGCAGAGACCAATGGGAAAAACACAACCATCCATTACCGGGTGACAGGGCCTCCAAGTCATGGCAAACTTCTCATAGACAGTGAGGAAGCTGCTGTGTTTGACCAGAGCGATCTCCAGTCTGGCAGGTTGTCCTACCTTATGACAAACCTCACGTGGCCCCAGGACAGCTTTGAGTTCACTGCTTTCACGTCCGAGAGTAATCTAACGGAGCAGGTGGTTAACATCACCGTGACGGCCCTGATCCACCTGGGAGAAGGTGTACGGATCCCTAACGGCATTCCCATGAAACTACGAAAGGACGCCCTCAATGCCACCGAGTTAGCCGTCCTTAGTGGCAGCGACCCTCACTTTGAAGTCCTCTCCCCTCCAAAACATGGAAAGCTGGTCAAAGCCACGTTTGACATGGACGGGACATTTCAGCCTGTCACGTCCTTCTCATTCCAAGATGTGGAACAAGGACGGGTGGCCATCGAGGAGAACGCAAACTTGACTGGGGTCCAGCAGCTCAATGACTcgtttgtgttcattttaaaagctgaTAATGTCCAGCCTGCGAGAGGAGAGTTTCTGTTCACCGTTGTGCCACCACATGATCTCACTCTGGGAAAGCCAGCCATAACGGTGAGCCCCACTCCGACTAACGCATCTGCCTTGAAGAACCAAACTGCAGTGACTGCGGCGACTGTGTCCCCAGTGCACACTGTGTCTGACTCTGTGGCACCAACACACAGGGCCCACAAGACCTTATCCAAGTTCAAAGGCCGGCACCGCTGGGGTAATCATAACCATAATCGGACACACGCGTCCGACACAACTGTCCCAAAGACCACCTCTGGGAAGCGGGACCTCCCCCACAAGAACACCCCGGTGCGGGTGGAGTCTGTCCCCAAGCCCGCCTCCGACCCTCTCCTCATCatcctccccctgctggcctgcCTGTTGCTAATCATCATCCTGGTTGTGCTGATCCTGGTTTTCCGTCACCGGAGGGAGAAGCGGGCCCAGCCCAGCTTGATCCAGAACCTGTCTATCAACACAGTCCCAGGAAGCCCCTATCTGGGGCGGCCAGAGAGGAGCCTTACTGTGCCCTCAGTCATCGTCACCCCCATGACCCCCAGCTGCCCCGGCAGTCCCATTTTGGATGGGTTTCACGAGGGTGCCCTGGTTCCTGTGGTCAGCCCCCATGGTTCCTCTCTGCTCGTCTGCTCCTGGAACAATCTGGATCCAGAAACTGCCCAGCATTGCCGAGCCACCCATCCCACCCTGCGGGACAACCAGTACTGGGTGTGA